One window of the Candidatus Krumholzibacteriota bacterium genome contains the following:
- a CDS encoding tetratricopeptide repeat protein — protein sequence MRRIYSETAIVVLAIVMMTSGAAGVSEETGIPLAEQIDGLPAQARIAYLRHLISNGRDDAEVFFQLAISFHGQGEADSAVAWYEATIARDPRHYKSYVNLGVLYDEQQRARLAENCFRKAVDLKPDDLLANSHLAFMLLQRKEYEIAWEHLARALEIDPDHPQPRYYLAIFFWENRMYREALLEWENVATLDPEGHLGKKAGENIIMLQKALNNPAQAEGEAGWDR from the coding sequence ATGAGAAGGATTTACAGTGAAACTGCGATTGTCGTTCTGGCCATTGTAATGATGACTTCCGGAGCCGCGGGCGTCAGCGAAGAGACCGGCATACCTCTGGCCGAGCAGATTGACGGTCTTCCCGCGCAGGCCAGGATCGCCTACCTGAGGCATCTTATCAGCAACGGAAGGGATGACGCCGAGGTCTTCTTCCAGCTCGCGATCTCTTTTCACGGTCAGGGGGAAGCAGATTCGGCTGTCGCGTGGTATGAGGCTACCATCGCCAGGGACCCCCGGCATTATAAATCATATGTGAATCTCGGAGTACTCTACGACGAACAGCAGCGCGCCAGGCTGGCAGAGAATTGTTTCAGGAAAGCAGTCGATCTCAAACCGGACGATCTGCTCGCCAATTCGCATCTCGCCTTCATGCTTCTTCAGAGAAAAGAATATGAGATCGCGTGGGAACATCTCGCGCGAGCACTTGAAATAGATCCCGACCACCCTCAACCAAGGTACTATCTCGCGATCTTTTTCTGGGAAAACAGGATGTACAGGGAAGCGCTTCTCGAATGGGAAAATGTCGCGACTCTCGATCCTGAAGGTCATCTCGGGAAAAAAGCCGGCGAGAATATAATAATGCTTCAGAAGGCTCTCAACAATCCCGCCCAGGCCGAAGGCGAAGCAGGCTGGGATAGGTAA